Proteins co-encoded in one Gracilimonas sediminicola genomic window:
- a CDS encoding PorV/PorQ family protein, which produces MNIVKAVKYCLLLATSVVLAANVQAQDKVGTTAAAFLSISSGAKATAMGGAYVAIADDGSSMFWNPAGMAQLENNTVTFSNMNWFLDSQIQDASVVINGGNLGNFALSVRAIDHGEIEVRTIEIPEGTGEVFTPTNLAVAVSYSRFITDQFSIGANTKFVQEKIWNESATGFAVDLGVFYRTDFKNLRIGMSMTNFGNEMKMSGDDLRQAIDIDESINGNNDRLEGYLGTDSWPMPLLFKVGVAIDALDIESHKVELAIDAKHPSDNSESIDLGIEYGFNDLLFLRGGYRSLFSTQIEDQGLTAGFGLKYDFNGIGANFGATYMTHEYLEDPILWTLQIDF; this is translated from the coding sequence ATGAACATAGTTAAGGCAGTCAAGTACTGTTTGTTGTTAGCAACCAGCGTGGTTTTAGCAGCGAATGTGCAGGCACAAGATAAAGTTGGAACTACAGCCGCCGCTTTTTTAAGTATTTCGTCTGGCGCCAAGGCTACGGCCATGGGTGGTGCATATGTAGCTATTGCTGATGACGGAAGCTCCATGTTTTGGAACCCGGCAGGCATGGCACAGCTCGAAAACAACACGGTGACATTCTCGAACATGAACTGGTTCCTCGACTCCCAGATTCAGGATGCTTCGGTAGTTATAAATGGGGGTAATCTTGGTAATTTTGCCCTTTCCGTACGCGCCATCGATCACGGTGAAATTGAGGTGAGAACCATTGAGATACCGGAAGGAACCGGAGAGGTGTTTACCCCGACTAACCTGGCTGTTGCTGTTTCTTATTCAAGATTTATCACCGACCAGTTTTCTATCGGAGCCAACACCAAGTTTGTACAGGAAAAGATCTGGAATGAGTCGGCCACCGGTTTTGCGGTTGATCTCGGCGTATTTTACCGTACGGATTTCAAAAACCTGAGAATTGGGATGTCGATGACCAATTTCGGAAACGAAATGAAAATGTCGGGTGATGATCTGAGGCAAGCCATCGATATTGACGAAAGTATAAATGGGAATAATGACCGGCTGGAAGGGTATCTCGGTACCGATTCCTGGCCAATGCCGCTGCTGTTTAAAGTAGGGGTTGCCATTGATGCCCTGGATATTGAAAGCCATAAAGTTGAGTTAGCCATTGATGCTAAACACCCAAGCGATAACTCGGAAAGTATAGATCTGGGAATTGAATATGGGTTCAATGATCTGTTGTTTTTGAGGGGAGGATACCGAAGTTTGTTTTCCACTCAGATAGAAGATCAGGGACTGACCGCAGGATTTGGCCTGAAGTATGATTTTAACGGGATAGGCGCCAATTTTGGAGCGACCTATATGACCCATGAGTATTTGGAAGATCCCATTCTTTGGACCTTACAAATAGATTTTTAA